The Pseudomonas aeruginosa genome includes the window GTTGCTGCAATCCTGGGTACTCACATGCGTTCGAATGCTGGCGAGCCAGTGCGTACTGCGTTGGTGATGGCTCGCTGCGGGTAGAGTTCGTGCCGGTCATCGAGGGCTGGCTGCGTGGGGGCGCAATGAAGACGCGCATCCCAGCTCTTCTGGCGATTCGTGAGTGCGGATCAAATCTGTTTTACCGCCGTACGACTTTTTCCGTTCCCTGCGCCTATCTAACCTGCCGCTCTCTTCAACCCGGGATCGGCAGGCATCTCCGCTGCGGTTCCAGCATGTACGGAACACCATGAAAAACATTCTCCTGCTCAACGGCGGAAAGCGTTTCGCCCATTCCGACGGTCGCCTCAACCAGACCCTGCACGAAACCGCCCTGGCCCATCTGGACCGCCGTGGCTTCGACCTGCGCCAGACCCTCATCGACGGTGGCTATGACATCCCGACGGAGGTGGACAAGTTCCTCTGGGCCGACGTGGTGATCTACCAGATGCCCGGCTGGTGGATGGGCGCGCCATGGACAGTGAAGCGCTACATCGACGAAGTCTTCACGGCCGGACACGGCAGCCTCTATGCCAACGACGGTCGTACCCGCTCCGACAGCACGCAGAAATATGGCAGCGGCGGTCTGGTGCAGGGCAAGCGCTACATGATCTCGGCGACCTGGAATGCACCACGGCAGGCGTTCGACGATCCGAGCGACTTCTTCGAGGGAAAAGGCGTGGATGCGGTGTATTTCCCCTTCCACAAGGCCAACCAGTTCCTCGGCATGTCCGGCCTGCCGACGTTCCTCGCGGTGGATGTGATGAAGCGCCCGGACGTCCCGGCTACCGTCGCTGCCTACCAGGCGCACCTGGACAGGGTGTTCGGGCGCGCCGGCTGAGTTCGACGGCGGGCCTCGTGTCGCTTCGCTGGATGGAGTGGCGGGTCGAAATCCAGGCTCTCGGGACGAGGCCTAATGGTCACGGATCCGCTATCCGGGCTTTTCTCGGCCACGACCCGCGAGTGATCCGAAATTCGATTTTTCCATCGATCCGTCGAATTAGATTTCATCGGGGACGGGCGGGAAAGGATGCTTTGCACGAATATTCGAATGGGCGCATCGTAAAATGAGCGCGCTTCGACCGTGTCGAAGCCACCCCCGACAACGTTGCCGGCAGGTCGCTCATCGACTTCCGACGCCTGCCGCCGAATTCAGGAGATTCACATGTGTCCTTGCCCTCACTCCCAGGCCCAGGGAGAAACGGACGGAGAGGCTGAGTGGCATAACGCCGCCCTGGACTTCACCCATGCGATGAGCTACGGCGATTACCTGAAGCTGGACAAGGTTCTGGACGCCCAGTTCCCGCTTTCGCCCGACCACAACGAAATGCTGTTCATCATCCAGCACCAGACCTCGGAGCTATGGATGAAGCTGATGCTCCACGAACTGCGGGCCGCCCGGGAGCACGTCAAGTCAGGCAAGCTCGGTCCGGCGCTGAAAATGCTCGCCAGGGTTTCGCGGATCTTCGACCAGCTGGTACACGCCTGGGCGGTGCTGGCCACCATGACGCCGACCGAGTACAACACCATCCGCCCGTACCTGGGCCAGTCTTCCGGTTTCCAGTCCTACCAGTACCGCGAGATCGAATTCATCCTCGGCAACAAGAACGCCACCCTGCTCAAGCCCCATGCTCACCGTGCCGAGCTGCTGGCGGCCCTGGAGCAGGCCCTGCATACGCCGTCGCTATACGACGAAGCGATCCGCCTGATGGCCGCCCAGGGGTTGCCGGTAAGCCAGGAGCGGCTCGCCCGGGACGCGGCGGCCGGCACCTGTTACGAGGCCTCGGTGGAGGCGGCGTGGCGACAGGTCTACCAGGCGCCGGAACGCTACTGGGACCTGTATCAGCTGGCGGAGAAACTGATCGACCTGGAGGACTCGTTCCGCCAGTGGCGCTTCCGTCACGTGACCACGGTGGAGCGCATCATCGGTTTCAAACCCGGCACGGGCGGAACCGAGGGAGTGGGGTATCTGCGCAGCATGCTCGATACCATCCTCTTCCCCGAACTGTGGCGGCTCCGTTCCAACCTGTAGTACCGGATGAGGCGCAGCATCCGCCTGCGCCTCAGTCGTTGCCGGCGCCTCCCGCCGCCCACTCTTGCCGCAAAAGCCCCATGAGAACGACATTCCAGCGTTCCCGGCCGACCCGGGTGGCGGAGCGGCGCAAGCCTTCTTCGCGGAACCCCGCGCGTCGATAGAGATGACGGGCGGCAGCGTTCCAGTCGTACACGTTCAATTCAACGCGCTCGATGTCGGCGTCGGCGAAGGCCTCGGCGAGCAGCGCCTCCAGCATCGGTAGCCCCAGGCCCTGGCCGCGCGCGCTTGGCGCCAGGACTATGCGAGCCAGGCGGACGACGCCGTTGCGGCGGTCGAACAGCAACTGGCAATGGCCGATGACCTGGTCATCCCGGCAAGCGCTCCAGAGCAGGCGCAG containing:
- a CDS encoding NAD(P)H-dependent oxidoreductase, yielding MKNILLLNGGKRFAHSDGRLNQTLHETALAHLDRRGFDLRQTLIDGGYDIPTEVDKFLWADVVIYQMPGWWMGAPWTVKRYIDEVFTAGHGSLYANDGRTRSDSTQKYGSGGLVQGKRYMISATWNAPRQAFDDPSDFFEGKGVDAVYFPFHKANQFLGMSGLPTFLAVDVMKRPDVPATVAAYQAHLDRVFGRAG
- the kynA gene encoding tryptophan 2,3-dioxygenase, producing the protein MCPCPHSQAQGETDGEAEWHNAALDFTHAMSYGDYLKLDKVLDAQFPLSPDHNEMLFIIQHQTSELWMKLMLHELRAAREHVKSGKLGPALKMLARVSRIFDQLVHAWAVLATMTPTEYNTIRPYLGQSSGFQSYQYREIEFILGNKNATLLKPHAHRAELLAALEQALHTPSLYDEAIRLMAAQGLPVSQERLARDAAAGTCYEASVEAAWRQVYQAPERYWDLYQLAEKLIDLEDSFRQWRFRHVTTVERIIGFKPGTGGTEGVGYLRSMLDTILFPELWRLRSNL
- a CDS encoding GNAT family N-acetyltransferase; the protein is MPTPGTGSVPELQLVPFQLEHFPILQRWFATEKELVQWAGPALRHPLSLEQMHEDLAESRRRPPLRLLWSACRDDQVIGHCQLLFDRRNGVVRLARIVLAPSARGQGLGLPMLEALLAEAFADADIERVELNVYDWNAAARHLYRRAGFREEGLRRSATRVGRERWNVVLMGLLRQEWAAGGAGND